The following are encoded together in the Gordonia insulae genome:
- a CDS encoding mechanosensitive ion channel family protein gives MTAHDIAFEWTETNREWLIENPIRIVAYIAVALIVRFLLHRAIDRATRRPQPATGSSSESRKPALLRHLRERTPSSGRSAAVMERRAQRAKTIGSVLKSTVSIILLAWVILSVLSVLGVNIAPFIASAGIVGLAIGFGAQNLVRDFVSGVFMLLEDQYGVGDVVDLGEAAGEVESVGLRVTTLRDIDGTLWYVRNGEIVRVGNMSQEYAVARVEVLVAPTADIDRAEEVALTAANAALAEEPVVGDVLGQAEMLGVQEVSPYQITLRLTVKTKPNTQWATQRLLRRAILQSYEEHGIELPHPLGRFVGAAPGSAE, from the coding sequence ATGACGGCACACGACATCGCATTCGAATGGACGGAGACAAACCGCGAGTGGCTCATCGAGAATCCGATCAGGATCGTGGCCTACATCGCCGTGGCGCTCATCGTGCGGTTCCTGTTGCATCGTGCGATCGACCGCGCCACCAGACGTCCCCAGCCGGCGACCGGGAGCAGCTCGGAGTCGCGGAAACCGGCCCTGCTGCGGCACCTGCGTGAACGTACGCCGTCGTCGGGCCGTAGCGCCGCGGTGATGGAACGTCGAGCCCAGCGCGCCAAGACCATCGGTTCGGTGCTCAAGTCGACGGTCTCGATCATCCTGCTGGCCTGGGTGATCCTGTCGGTCCTCAGTGTGCTCGGCGTCAACATCGCACCGTTCATCGCCTCGGCCGGCATCGTGGGTCTGGCGATCGGTTTCGGCGCGCAGAACCTGGTCCGCGACTTCGTGTCCGGTGTGTTCATGCTCCTCGAGGACCAGTACGGCGTCGGCGACGTCGTCGACCTCGGCGAGGCCGCAGGCGAGGTCGAGTCCGTCGGCCTACGGGTCACCACGCTGCGCGACATCGACGGCACCCTCTGGTACGTGCGCAACGGCGAGATCGTGCGGGTCGGCAACATGAGTCAGGAGTACGCCGTCGCCCGTGTCGAGGTCCTCGTCGCACCCACCGCCGACATCGACCGGGCCGAGGAGGTCGCGCTGACCGCGGCCAACGCGGCGTTGGCCGAGGAGCCGGTGGTCGGCGACGTCCTCGGGCAGGCCGAGATGCTCGGCGTCCAGGAGGTGTCGCCGTATCAGATCACGCTGCGTCTGACCGTGAAGACCAAGCCGAACACCCAGTGGGCGACGCAGCGGCTGCTACGCCGCGCGATCCTGCAGTCCTACGAGGAGCACGGCATCGAACTGCCGCATCCGTTGGGGCGTTTCGTCGGCGCCGCGCCGGGATCCGCGGAGTAG
- a CDS encoding LLM class F420-dependent oxidoreductase: protein MTRLGYQIPNFTYPDVAADQLFPTVVAQAVEAERSGFDTVLVMDHFYQLPILGSPDEAMFECYTLLSALAQHTTEVRLSALVTGNTYRHPTLLAKTVTALDVVSGGRGQLGIGAGWFELEHDSLGYEFGTFTDRFEKLEESLQIVLGMLNRSTPSLDGKWYQVDEAMNVPAPLSKIPVMIGGGGERKTLRMVAQYADESNLICAVGDIGRKLDALAGHCERLGRNRSEITVSLQTSACIAPTHDEAVAEFEAYLARNPAAEVRRESTIVGDSDEVAARFGELLATGIDGVTVNAPANGHVPGRVSLLGQTLAPLIG from the coding sequence GTGACCAGACTCGGCTACCAGATCCCCAATTTCACCTACCCCGACGTCGCCGCCGACCAACTCTTCCCGACGGTCGTCGCGCAGGCCGTCGAGGCGGAACGGTCCGGATTCGACACGGTCCTGGTGATGGACCACTTCTACCAACTGCCCATCCTCGGCTCCCCGGACGAGGCGATGTTCGAGTGCTACACGCTGCTGTCCGCGCTCGCACAGCACACGACCGAGGTGCGACTGTCAGCGCTCGTCACCGGCAACACCTATCGGCACCCGACGCTGCTCGCCAAGACTGTCACCGCCCTCGACGTGGTGTCCGGCGGCCGCGGTCAGTTGGGTATCGGCGCAGGCTGGTTCGAGCTCGAACACGACTCCCTCGGCTACGAGTTCGGCACCTTCACGGACCGATTCGAGAAACTGGAGGAATCGCTGCAGATCGTGCTCGGAATGCTGAACAGGTCCACGCCGAGCCTCGACGGGAAGTGGTACCAGGTCGACGAGGCGATGAATGTGCCTGCGCCGCTCTCGAAGATCCCGGTGATGATCGGGGGTGGCGGCGAACGCAAGACGCTGCGGATGGTCGCCCAGTACGCGGACGAATCGAACCTGATCTGCGCAGTCGGGGACATCGGCCGCAAACTCGACGCGCTGGCCGGCCACTGTGAGCGGCTCGGCCGCAACCGCTCCGAGATCACGGTCAGTCTGCAGACGTCGGCATGTATCGCACCGACCCATGATGAGGCGGTCGCGGAGTTCGAGGCCTACCTGGCGCGGAATCCGGCCGCCGAGGTGCGCCGGGAGTCGACCATCGTCGGCGACTCGGACGAGGTGGCCGCACGCTTCGGCGAGTTGCTGGCGACCGGGATCGACGGCGTCACCGTCAACGCGCCGGCCAACGGACATGTCCCGGGACGGGTGTCACTGCTGGGCCAGACCCTCGCGCCGCTGATCGGATAG
- a CDS encoding nucleoside hydrolase translates to MTRLFFDCDTGIDDSLALLYLLARRDVDLIGIASTAGNVPVDVVAANNLAWLELCGRTDIPVHIGSATPLVAELMTTEDTHGPLGVGYAELSPSMLSPSPLDSADAWIEAAATYPGELIGLVTGPLTSLAAAVRRDPGLPHRLARLVTMGGAFHVHGNTTPTSEWNVAVDPEAAAEVFDAAGVQPPIICPLDLTESVALTPDHLVRLAAAAGSNPVECPDAGDELGLRSVADNVLIRHVTDALRFYLEFHHAHDEGYIAHLHDPFAALVALAPDIVTTIPARVGVELTGTLTRGMTVADERSMTGEPNARIAMATDVDAVFDELLGTIAEFARSFAPSGNSDNAPTATR, encoded by the coding sequence GTGACCCGCCTCTTCTTCGACTGCGACACCGGGATCGACGACTCTCTCGCCCTCCTGTATCTGCTCGCGCGCCGCGACGTGGACCTCATCGGCATCGCTTCCACGGCCGGCAACGTCCCGGTCGACGTCGTCGCCGCCAACAATCTGGCCTGGCTCGAGCTGTGTGGCCGCACGGACATCCCGGTTCACATCGGTTCGGCCACACCGCTGGTCGCCGAACTGATGACCACCGAGGACACCCACGGTCCGCTCGGCGTCGGCTACGCCGAGCTGTCCCCGAGCATGCTGTCGCCGAGCCCCCTCGACTCCGCGGACGCCTGGATCGAGGCCGCCGCGACGTACCCCGGCGAACTGATCGGGCTGGTGACGGGTCCACTGACGTCGCTGGCCGCGGCGGTGCGCCGGGATCCCGGCCTGCCCCACCGACTGGCCCGGCTGGTGACCATGGGCGGTGCATTCCATGTGCACGGCAACACCACCCCCACGTCGGAGTGGAATGTCGCGGTGGATCCAGAGGCGGCCGCCGAGGTCTTCGACGCCGCCGGCGTGCAACCGCCGATCATCTGTCCGCTCGACCTCACCGAGTCGGTGGCTCTGACGCCCGACCACCTCGTCCGGCTGGCCGCGGCGGCGGGCAGCAATCCGGTCGAATGCCCCGATGCCGGCGACGAGCTCGGCCTGCGCTCGGTGGCCGACAACGTGCTGATACGGCACGTCACCGATGCGCTGCGCTTCTACCTCGAGTTCCACCACGCACATGACGAGGGATACATCGCCCATCTGCACGACCCCTTCGCCGCGCTCGTCGCGCTGGCGCCCGACATCGTGACCACCATCCCCGCCCGGGTCGGTGTGGAGCTGACCGGCACGCTCACCCGGGGCATGACGGTGGCCGACGAGCGGTCGATGACCGGCGAACCCAACGCGCGGATCGCCATGGCGACAGACGTCGACGCGGTCTTCGACGAACTGCTGGGCACGATCGCGGAGTTCGCCAGATCGTTTGCACCATCCGGCAATTCCGACAATGCACCCACAGCGACCCGCTGA
- a CDS encoding M23 family metallopeptidase, with amino-acid sequence MITIGRHMRVVLAVVAVAVAAGCASDEQSAGSASSPGSDTAADSAASGAPPEPVVTPVVGSVMFDPTPFAGSDGDTHLVYEVTLTNFTPTDATVSSVRVLDAAGDASLESLDASAVAARLKPVGRPVSVTPGAPEGYSNILGGGQVGTLFLHVTLPGGATPPAELIHEVAVRVTGPSGEQTITERIAPTEVDDRTVPVLGAPLRGERYIAADACCDAVRHTRAMLPVNGAPELAQRYAVDWEQADAQGRIYVGDRRDPSSYQIFGDDALAVADGTVVASRNDLPEQTPGTYPEGIDIADADGNNLVLDIGDGFYVNYAHMQPGSVRFAPGDRIRQGDVIGKVGNTGNSVAPHLHVHVMNGPSFLASQGVPSVTHRFTITGRVASTAAFDAAEGEGVPLVMAPGAPTGERTDEMILDQNVVTFAAG; translated from the coding sequence ATGATCACGATCGGTCGTCACATGCGGGTCGTCCTCGCCGTCGTCGCGGTGGCGGTGGCCGCGGGCTGCGCGTCGGATGAGCAATCCGCCGGTTCGGCTTCGAGCCCGGGGTCGGACACCGCAGCGGATTCCGCGGCGTCCGGCGCACCGCCCGAGCCGGTGGTGACCCCGGTGGTGGGCTCGGTGATGTTCGACCCGACGCCTTTCGCGGGTTCCGATGGCGACACGCACCTCGTCTACGAGGTCACGCTGACCAATTTCACGCCCACGGACGCCACGGTCAGCTCGGTCCGCGTCCTCGACGCGGCCGGCGACGCCTCGTTGGAATCCCTGGACGCGTCGGCGGTCGCGGCACGACTCAAGCCCGTCGGTCGCCCGGTGAGCGTCACGCCCGGGGCACCGGAGGGTTATTCGAACATCCTCGGCGGCGGTCAGGTGGGCACATTGTTTCTCCACGTGACGCTGCCCGGGGGCGCGACACCGCCGGCTGAGCTCATCCACGAGGTCGCCGTCCGCGTGACCGGCCCGTCCGGCGAGCAGACGATCACCGAGAGGATCGCGCCGACCGAGGTCGACGACCGCACGGTGCCGGTGCTGGGCGCGCCGCTGCGGGGCGAGCGTTACATCGCGGCCGACGCCTGTTGCGATGCCGTCCGGCACACCCGAGCGATGCTGCCGGTCAACGGCGCACCGGAGCTGGCACAGCGATATGCCGTCGACTGGGAGCAGGCCGATGCGCAGGGTCGCATCTACGTCGGCGATCGTCGGGACCCGTCGAGCTACCAGATCTTCGGCGACGATGCCCTCGCGGTGGCCGACGGCACGGTGGTGGCCAGCCGCAACGACCTCCCCGAACAGACGCCGGGCACCTATCCCGAGGGCATCGACATCGCCGACGCCGACGGCAACAACCTGGTGCTCGACATCGGCGACGGCTTCTACGTCAACTACGCCCACATGCAACCCGGCTCGGTGCGCTTCGCCCCCGGGGACCGGATCCGTCAGGGCGACGTGATCGGCAAGGTCGGCAACACCGGGAACTCGGTGGCCCCACACCTGCACGTGCACGTGATGAACGGCCCGTCGTTCCTCGCCTCGCAAGGTGTGCCCAGCGTCACCCACCGATTCACCATCACCGGACGCGTCGCGAGCACCGCCGCATTCGACGCCGCCGAGGGGGAGGGCGTGCCGCTGGTCATGGCCCCGGGCGCGCCGACCGGCGAGCGCACGGACGAGATGATCCTCGATCAGAACGTCGTGACGTTCGCCGCAGGCTGA